The DNA segment ATAACGAAAAAATGGCAATCCATAATGTTAGCTACGATAAGAATCTAAAGCAGTGTCAAATAAGCAAAActaaaagtttttcttttctaagatgcataaaaaaattgcattattTATTATAGATGCATATACTTTCTTGGACAAGCCTAGAAATATTGAAAccttagagaagaaaaacatacCTTGGAGTTGTAGAAAGATAAGCTGAGGGATTAACCCTACAATGCATTTGAAGTTTCAAGGTATCAAATATTCCCACGGTTCCATCAACAAAACTGGCATACACAGCCTGGCCATCAGATGAGAAAGTTGCCTGGGAGATAACCATTGAAACTTCTGGAACCCACTGGCATGaaacaaaaagtatatatacTTGTTTAGTAAGAAACAGCTGGCTTAGAAGGGGGGAAAAACCCACATCATAAGTTAGGGAAAGAAAAGAGAACCTGGTTACAACATTTTAGTTCTGTTGCTTCATGCATTGCAAGATAATTACTTCTTACAGCAAGGAAGTGCCTCTGGTATGGGTGAAACTGAATGTGAGTGTCAGATAGTATTTCTGGCACCTTCTGTCCATGTATTTGCAAGTATCCATCTTTCTGTTTTTCCCATCCATTGGTGTTCCATACAAAAATCTGCaagagataattaaaataatgacaaaacaatttaatatgGACCCAACCAGCTTATATATAATTGGCCATAGAATGGAAGGTAATTTTGCAATATTAGTAATGGTTGCATGATACATGTATGATgtaatgaaatattaaatactaACCTGAGCATTTATATCACCAGAAACAAGAagatcaaaactacttgaaaagGCAAGGGCAGTAACTCTTTTGGAGTGGCCCTCAAGCTTGCTTATAATCTGTACAAATGTAAGACACAAAAAACTATAGCTTCAACTTCTTTGAAGTAGGTAATGATACATATCTTTCTCAAAATGAAGTAAGAGACATACCTTATTTGTACGGACATTGTATATAATTATACTGTAATTATCCATACCAATGGCAAGTATATTATTATCACGAGGGTAGAAGGAGAGACAAGTTGCCATAGGGGGTGGAGTCATGATAGTCGTCACAGTCTGTACTTGTGAGTAAATGAGTGAAATGATTAGTCAAATCATAGCTTCATTGTAAACACATAGTGGCAAATAGTAAATGATAGCatgatttcaaataaaaaaagagaataaatgaATAATGTTTCTGAACTAATGAGCATAGGATGAAAGAGAAGTATACACCATGACAActaaatgaaaaatcaaatattctGATTCTAGAAAAAGTTTATGCATATAGATGGTTTCTACAAGTTCtttgaaaaactttatgaatgtAGGGATGAAATCGAACCTTCCACAATGAAACCAAAAAATCAGCATTAAAcaatttcaaagaaatgaaggaGATTTCTTTAGTACAACAGGCTTCTATCCTTTGGGTTTACCTTAAAAGTCAACATGTTGAACAAGGAGATTGCCTCCCCAGATGTTGACATGAGATATGAATCATtctttgataaagaaaaacagGAAACTGGGTTTCCACTGTAAGAACTTGTTAGTTTATTGCTCATCAATTGCAAGCCACTCCTTGATCGGCAGATGTGAGGGGAAAATTGTGCAGTTGCCTACATGTAttacttatatttataataaattcaaCTACAAAGTAAGAAAACTGAAAAGATGGAGATGAGGTGGGGAGGGGAGAGGGAAAATCCATATAAAAAAGTGGATTTTATGTTTCCACTTACCTTGCCATCCAAGTTAAGGCTATCACGAGGCCATTGCCAAAGTAGATGATCACCATTTGATGCCAATGCCAAAATGCCACATCCCGCATTGGTGTAAGCCAGTCTAACTATCTGTGTTTTATCAGAGGGAAAGTTAATGACAATTTTTTGTTCTGTGAAACCTAGTTGGGTAATGTTTGGTTATCCTGTATATTCCACCttatatttatttgtgaaaaataaatcttatgTGGATTggaacttccattttcaacttggtATATGTGGATGCGTGTTTATCATCCATGGGATTCAGTGGTGattgttattttatgatttcaatTGTCTTAAGACATTTATGCAAAAGGGAGCTGAACATATTAAGAGAGTTATCCCATGATAGCTATGATATGTATCATGTACAACTTTTGTTAAAATTAGTGATAATACATGTAACTATTGGCAATAATCCAATAAAGCATTAGCATACAAATGTCATACCTTGCTTATTTTGGGATGAACTGGAAGCTGCAAGAACTGGCACTGGGATGGCTCGCAAATTTCCGAGACATTCCAAAACTTTGATTTGTTATGGGAATCTTCAATTGAATTAGACCTCCCATCCTCCGAGCCCTTTTGGCACCCAttctttaacaaaaaaacaagtagaaatgAGGGTACCCAAGTATAAGATGCAAATAAATGTCAAGAAAGCAAGTCTAGTCCAAAAACCAGATACACAGACAGATATTTGTATGTATCATGCTTACATAAGCTACTTACTCAAACAAATGAACCTCAAAGTGTTCTATGCATAACacaagattaaattataatttttcaaacaacATACCATGACAATGCCTTCATCTGCTACACCAGCACCAGCATCAACCAAAATTGGACTTTCCGTACActgcaagaaataaaaaagttcaAGGATTGAAAAACTCCACAACGTAGTCAAAGTAAAGTTAGGTATGCTTACCTTTAAggtttcatgttgattattggGGACATGAATTGAACGAATTTCATTCTGTTTCTGCAAAATGTCATCAATtgctaaaatttttattttgttttcttttgcagCAACAGCCAGTAATGTGCCCTTCTTGTTGAAACGAATGCATGGATTTTCCTgaagaaaatgaattaaaacttaaaaatatcatttgctGTTTAAGTTTAACACTTTAACTAAACTGCCACCTCCCACAGAAATATAAGATTTCCAATCAAATAAATTGTAAATGTTGGATTGTCAGAACACTAACACAACTTATCTAGAAAGAAAAAGACCTACTGAAGAACTTACCAGTAATTCAGCATCAACATCAGTGCTTGTCCAGAGCTCAACACTGTCCATATTCCAAAATTTAACCTTGTGGCCATCACCAGCAGCCAAAAGTCCTTTCTGAGTTGAATCAAAATGGATGGCAGAAAAACATGGTTTCTTAAGTCCCTTGTATGTTCTTTTTATATATCCTTCACTTTCATCCCATTCCACAAGATATGGCTCCCCATCTTTACCAGTTCCGCAAGAAAAAAGCCTAGAAAAGTTTATCAGCATTAGTTAAACTGCAATAACTTGTTAGTAGGAAACAAATTATTCCAATTGTATTGAGACTAGTAGCTCAAAACCTTTTATCATCAGCACTGTAAGCCAATGCAGTGTAGCCATAACCAGGGGCATCAAAATCAACTCTGGCTCCCAAAGAATCATATAACCATGCCTTAATCTTTCCGTCGGTTGAAGTTGAAAAAATAAACTGCAGTGCAGGTACAAAAGAATCACATAGCATATGAAGAACGATTAACACATAGTCACATACAACTAGTCAATAAATTAATGACACAACAACCAAGGATGCTTACATGAATTTGTTGCTTCACATGAGGACAAATAGAACATACAGGAGCATCGTGACCTTCAAAAGTATAACATCTGACACCACTAACAGTATCCCAGACcttaaaagaagtaaaaaggACCTtaggttagttttatttttttccaggGGTGGAATCCTTGAGGTCAGTTTCTTTATgaattgataatttaatttcagtcaTAAGAACTGacctttattttcttgtcatctcCACATGTTATGACCAACAATTGCTcattaagagaagaaaatgctAGATCGTTGACACTGCCATCATGAGCATCAATCTGCCAGGAAGTATTTAGAAGTTAATCttagagttatatatatatgaatctaACTAGACATGTAAAAGGGGCATATGGGGGGATGAAATATATTTACTTCTAAATGTTGGCTAATTATGTCATTGCCATGATGATAGGAATATAATTGAACAAGATGTTTTGAAAATGCAACCCCTGTTTAAAGTAAGAACAATAGTTAGGAGCAATAAACCTTTGTAATCATTGGTGATTAGACATACCCTTTAAGTAGCTGAAGATTCTTACCAAACAGTGAACCCTCAGGGTTCCACTTGATTTTCTTAACTGAAACACGAAAGTCCTTTTCCTGAGCTTCCTGAATATTGTTGGTAGTGGTTCAGAGTATTTACTCTTTAGGTCATTGATATGATAATAATAAGTACTCATTGGAGTACAACATATTCAGGAAGTGGACATACCTTGAAATTGATGGAGCTTGCTCCAATACCCCATATTCTGTAATTTTCAGAGAACAATTTCTCACCAGAATTAACATCCCAAAGTCCTATACTGCCAATATTTGTTCCAGctgaagaaacaaaacagtagCTATATATTagctatttttatttcttattatcaGTTGCCTCAAGCTACATCTACAATGAAGTGatatttgaacaaaaaatgtAAAGACTAAGTTCTATTAAGCAACCTAGAAGAAGTGTATGCCCAATAGGATGAAAATCCATGGTAACAGGAAGTGAATCCTCTTTGAATATCTGTACAACATTTTCAGGAAGAACATTTGCTATGGCTGACGTCACCTACACGTGAAGGCACATCTTTTATTTGATTCCATAGATAAGATATAGGAAATCTTGCAGCTATGTTTAACAAACAGTTTCGTCCAACTGACCTCATTGGAAGTCTGGCATGGCCTTCCTTTGAGTGATATTACACTAGGATCCTCCATTGCAGTTTCTACAGAAAGGCCATGGAATATACCGTCATaagcaataattaaaatgattactgaagcaagaaaaaaaaatgcaagaataAAGCTCATACCTGGATTTGTTAGTGTGGCGGGAAAGGGTACAGAATCAGTTATTGTAGATGGGCCAGAATTATTGTTTGACAAATGTTTATCAGGATCAGAATTTTCAATTGATTCATTTTCTTCTGATTGCAGAGACGAAAGGTTCAAACTTGGTTTGCAAACATGATCCTCCAAGAGAGTTTTTATACCAGGAACTGGAAGTGGATCTTTACAAAGTAGATGCTGCCAATTCAAACTGAAAATGAATAATGAGTAAATTTTCTACCAGGAGATGAAAAGCACAGGCAACATCAAGGATAGAGGCAAACATGATAGCCAAATATGCTTGTATGTTATCTTTTATCAACTTTAAATtgggaaaagagagagaaacctTTGGTTCAGAAGATAACGTAACCTCTGACTTTTAAAGACGggacatttcaatttttcatggaACACAGGATTTGCCTCAATGACTTTCTTAATATCATCCGCCACAATCTTCCTTACAGAATCTGTATCTCCATATGTTGAAAGTGATGCATGCTCCCTGATTAGACCCAGATAAAAGTTAAGCTTAAAGCTCATCAAAGGATGTTATTGGTCTCGTATCTAAAATTAGTAGACTGGTAATCGAGCCATACCTTATATTGCTAATTATCAAAAGCTGAGTCATTTCATTGAACAATTCTTCATGCCCTGAGGAAAAAACTTTCAGATCCTTGATGAGGATATCCAAAGCCTTGCCACGATCGTCCCTGATGAGTGATGAAACAGAACAGACAAGTTTAGAGAATCATAGGCTATGAACAAAACACACCTGCATGAAACAACTAAGCATTCCTTTGGAAATAATAAGATGGTACCAAAGCACAGAAATTTGTTCTTAGACCAGCAATATGAGACAACAAAAGGCTTACATGTCTAACGCCTCAAGGAATTTCTGTTTCCTGATTTCAAAGTATACTTTGGTGGAGTGCCTGTTGTCATCAACACTTGTGAATCCAGAAAGGTACCTCTCAGCATCATCCCATTTCCCAGCAAGTAGCATGTCCTCGAAATACTTCATGTCAAAGTATATCCCACTTTCACGCTCAAGCCTGTGAATAAAAAATTGGAAGGAAAAGGAAACAAATGCCAAAAGATTAGtcatcaagtaaaaaaaaaagaaagaacccTGAATTTAGATAGAGAGAGGGAGACATACTTGTGTGCAGTTTCCTTCAAACCCTCCTCATCAAGAAACTGTAGAATCAAGAAAACAAGCTCTTTATTCAGACTAGACTTCTCCATTACAAACCCGTTTGTTTCAGATTACCAACCCTGCAGCACAATCAGATAAAATCAAAACTTTAATTCAAATCATAATTAGTATCCAAATCAAATACCAAAAATTTGCTTTCACTAAAACGACAGACCAATTGGACAGAGAAAACCTGCAAACAACGGTGTTTTTTCAAAATCTCAGACCTTTTGGTTGGGCTTTTGATTATGGGAAAAAGATTCGACAATCACTAGAAAAAGGGTAAAGTAAAAAAGGCACAAATCAGATCCTAAAACGTTGTCATTGGAAGgtcaaattgaaaagaaaaaaagaaaaaaaaatgggtttGGGGCCACTCACAACTGAAACTGAAGCAGAAAAATAAAGACTTAAGAGATGGCACGGATCATGGTATAATGGTATCTCCCCTGCAGCCACCTCCATCACAATTATGTTTGGAAATTgtcaaatagaaaagaaaatttctcttttgttactttaagcattaaaaaaattgaaaaaggaaaatttggTACAGAAAGGGACAGCAAAAGAAGGCATAAAGGTTCACCAAAAGCCCACCTGAAAAAGAGGTGAAAAGATGAAAACTAAGGAGAAAAGAAGGGAAAGTTTTTGAAGGTTCTCCTCAGTGGGAAAGAGAACCTTTTGTGTAAAAATTGTGGACATACAACTGAGGCCCACTGATTTATATGATCGACGTTGTGGACGAGAAGATAAGCACTCTAAAAAACAATCTCATAGGATACGATAAGCGAGCTGGCTTATCTGTGTCTAGTAGGCCTGACCAGGTGGGACCCACCTGAACAGATGGTCGTCTTTCATGTGAAAGCCACGTAgacacaaataatattaaatgttttctaaatctcatattattattatataatttctatCTATTTCTTATTCTTacttaatatgaaattattgttaatacaactttaaaataattattataaatattaaaaattaattatattatagatTATATAATAAACTCCACCCAGTGCGtgaattaattaaagtaaaattatttgaacTTAATCAAATGTCTCATGTTCAAGTCTTAGTAAGTAAATGCATATGAGTACCTCTTCAAATACTCATACTCTATTCTCTCTCTGTTTCTCGTATTACCTTTTATCTCATGTTACCTATGTCTTATGTGAGATGATAATTTAGGCTAAacatttaattagttattagtGAAATTAGTTAAATGTGTAATTATATTAAGATATAATtgaaaacttgttttattttcaaatatatttaataacttaACTTTTCTTCCTTGGTCTTGATAATTCAGTTAAAAGTGACTAATATATAGGAGATGAGGGAGTAGCTTCTAACATTTATTACTCTTTTCTCATATCTCTTATAATGTTAATCATATGGAcacaaaaaactaaaatgatttaATGACGATAAagttaaatttgtaaaattgttattattttttatcaatttattaatttttttatatgtacacACTAAGACGACAATTATGATGAGATTGAGTATTAAAAATGTGCAATAAAAATATAGACTATTTCCAATCAAGAGTCACCATTTACCTATTTCCAAACTTTAAAAAGCAAATGTTTATtagcataaaattaaaattaaacaagtgTTTTAGCTTCTACattacacaaaataaatatttattttatgcaattaaaatttataattttttataaataattatttcttagtttataaattatattataattaaaatttataacaaataaattatattttaaatttgtaataaatgatttatgttgtgatatattatatttttaattattaataattttttttaaaaatatttaaaatcaagtTAAAACTAAAGGtgtaaaaaatgataaactGAAATAGATAATAAGGTAAGCTAAACTACTCATATCTGACTAAAAGTATAAGATTACATATCAAATGTTaagaatatatttgaattttgaagataaaatatttatatttaaaatctatttttaatattcaCTTAGAGACCGTTTAACCATTCAattgatattaaatttaaaaacataaaaagatgaAATTCATCACTTCATAAGAAAACAAGAATGAATACTCAAATGAGAGTGAAAGATTGAATGCTATGAATTACTCCAACAATAACTATTTTAGAGTGTATTTGAAtgaggaaatttaaaatttttagaaattttatattttaaaaattttaaatacattaattgaaattcttttttttcaaaattttgtgtttggataaaaaaattaaaattatgagagtgaaagaaaatgaatgtaaaaagaAGAGGATCATCACCCTGAGAACGAAATCTCAGGAATTTTTAGGTGAAAGAGAGcatgaaaattataaagaaaatatgcaAATATTTTGAAAGGTTATTCTCAAATaagataatttcaatttctcacattttagaaagaaattaaaatttcacatttttagttttttaaaattctgttttaaaatttcaaaaatttaaattattcataaaaaacatcaaaacaatgaattttagattaaagatatttaaattctctgataaattactttctcatttaaaattctttatccaaacgcacttttagaattatttttcattctcatcatttattttatttatcatcctcattattcatttctttttaaaatccacacacacaagaattacGTGACACTCACAAACAAAATAAGAATACaccaatcaataatttattttttatatgtctaGTAACAATGACAATGTGAGTGAAATGTTATAAACACCGTGATACTTATATCcaattcatataaataaaaaatagtaggaattaaaatgaatattagACCCGGTAAAATTACTCATGACGAATAAgataattatctatttaatgtgtAAAAGGTTGAGTatgagtattttaaaaaaaaacacattttttatttgctaAAAGATCATATTGTAAAAGatctttgaataatattttaatttttgtaatgttttaggattatgattatgcttcataaaatatctttacatgatattttaatttaattattatcatatttttaattaatattatatattttaaattttttataatgttttttaaacattttatattgtttaaagTATAAACAACATGTACATGTATGGACATTTAAGTACCCAATAGAGTAAAGTATAAATATTAAAGTTATTACCCATACTATTGTGTTATAATATCAAAACATTTTGttgagtataaaatatttttatttatcattttttatcaaatttaattctACATGGATTATACATTAATTGCAAAGAGTgcaatattttattactattaaatatgCAATTAATGATACACGTcattaagaaaaaatacatttattattaccttcgatcaatatattttttttttatctttattcttattcttgtcttcatccttatatattaaaagtaaataagGTCGGTGTCTCTCTATGACATTTAAGAGTAAAGATAGAATGGTTAATTTATTACTTCGCTTAAAATTAATGCTATATATTTATTGCTTTTAAATGTGGCTGCACGTATTcaagtaagtttttttttattaaatatttttaattttatcctccATAACTCactccctttatttttcttctgtaTTTATTATTGTCTTTTTTCATTGAATGCGCTTACTTCAGGTGGCTTTGAAtcaactcctttttttttctttcttaattgtaaaaataacCTCCCtggattttaatttattctttgttttttcaaattgattgttagtgtaatttaagtaaaaatttgACGTTAACTGTTAAGGAAAATTATTGATTGTTACATGTCATTATCTAATTAGTCAATAAGatgatgaataaaaattaataattaataagacaATGATATGTTAGTGATGACGTTGCCAACCTCCAATTTTATCAATGGAGACTTAAataatcaatttgaaaaaaaaaaagactctaaTAACAAGTTAAAATATAGGGTGACCGATTTAGTGAGTTGGGATAAATATGAAgactatttttgtaattaagtctttttttttctctctcaaatgtCTAATTGTCTATATAACTCTACTTCCCACTCATTCAATAAGCTCAATTTTcacttcaaaaagaaaaactctatttcaattttttattgtcaCATGAACTAGGTTATTTTCTCTTCCTACATCATCTTTGTTTGCATATTTTGATTGTTGTTGAGGTATGTATCCCTCCCCTTTTGTAGGCCTTTTTGTTTTCCATCTTatattgttcttatttttgccttcttccttttttatgttttaaatttctttcctcACATTTACACATTTCGTTTCTTGAAGCAGGAATAAACTTTTCATTTGTCACGAAATTGCTAAAGGCAAACTTTGAGATTATCGCAATTGAAGATAGacaattttcatatattaaaaagtagTAAATAAGTTTGATGTTGCTTTAGGAAAAACTTTCTCGTCCATTTTAAGGATAGAATGGTTAATACGGACAAAAAAGAGAGGATATAATGGTTAATTTATTGCTTTTAATTGTGTGTACACAAtacaaatattcaaataatcttttatttttaattataaaaattactattatcaattattaataacttaatattatacatttaattaCCAAGTATCCATATACcattaaacattaaataaaagagtaccataattatatttgtaattaatCAATGAATATTTATTGAAGCTCTATGAAAAAAGCATTATTGCAGGACACTGATTTTGTCACTCCATCTCTTCAGATGGGTCAATGTTTATGGTCCCTTTTTAATATTCGTCATTGTTTTTGTACAGGGGTTCTCAGTTCTCTATTTCATTATtgttttcctataaaaaaagtTCTCTATTtcacgtttttttttaaataatattgtgcgtgaaaaaactaaattacgttctatcttttctccatttcatcaaAATTACTTTTCTATAAATTTTTCATGGGGAGGTGCTAAAATCCAGgagacatatttttttttatttaaagtctatgagattttaaataaaaaaaagtaaaattatatttttatcccttaattatttttaaattttattttagtctctttGAAATTTATTCACGAAAATAATCGTTCAATTATAtctgtaaatataattttaaatctaaatttaAACTATGACTACCACAAAATGTTGATTGTCACTTGTAATGTCCTGCTTGCACGATGAGACTTcaaccaaaaatacaattttagaaagaaaaaaaattgagacttCAAGCAAATAATTGAGGGCATAACATTTGGGTGTTTTTTTTTGgggttattaaaaataaaatccccTCGAGTTTTGGCTAGGGGTGTTTTCCACGTGCCTTGCTGCGCGTGAGAAAACAAAAGCTGATGTTGGTCTCATGTTTGTGAATTTGGACACAGCTGGTGGAGTTTGCTTGTCTGTGTGGGACCGCCTCCTATGATATGATAATATGGAAGCTTTATTTGATGTTTACATGATACGCAATTGTACTTATCTTCCGTAGTTGTAACCCAACAGTGTTCTGTCTGATACCATGACAGAGTCTTCCACCCTCAACAGTGccatgtaaaaaaatactagtatgttttaaattttaagtactAACAACACTAAGTGAAGAAATGTGTTCTTAACActtcttttattataaaaaattaaaaataaattattgtattttatgattgaataataatataaaaatttatattatcattattctaaatgttttaaaacttatatttacattttaaaattaagttcattttaaaaaaaaagcttattttACCATCTAAGAAAGATtaattcttctaattttttttttaaattactatgttcaaatataaattattttttaacaaagaatTCTGCTAATATCCAATTCAAGCATGCCCTTGTTTAAGATTGTTAATATTTCACTTGTCACTGGTATGCAATCaaaatactctttttttttttttttttgaagaagcaAAAAACCCTTTATAATGAATAGAGGAAatggaaatttgaatagaatataaaagacaactttttcttctctttaactaaacaacaaaaaatgcattattatctatatttctttctttttctatttcatcTCTTTCCCAAAGATGCCATTAGAATTGAGTTTAACTCAATTTAATCTCAGTTCTAATTTTGCATCACCCACGTACATCCACACCGAACATGAACAAAATATCCCTTATTATATGACTTGAGCAATCCTATCGTCTTGACCTACAAAGGTTTAGTCAAAGTAGGTTCTCAATTCTAAAATTGATTCTTGTGAGCATATCGGCTGATTATCATAGATAATGCAACGGTTTTCTCGTGATCTAGCTCTGGGGGTCCATTTCTTTAAATAACAGCAATAAAGATCCAGGAAAAAAACAACAGAAAATTCATTATCACCACAAAAAAATGGCTTTCTAAATATTAAGCCGAAGCTACTCCAGAAAGTAGAAACATAAGACTACTCTAGTGATACTgcgattatttattttaatattaatctgAAACTCACT comes from the Glycine soja cultivar W05 chromosome 6, ASM419377v2, whole genome shotgun sequence genome and includes:
- the LOC114414958 gene encoding protein TOPLESS-like encodes the protein MEKSSLNKELVFLILQFLDEEGLKETAHKLERESGIYFDMKYFEDMLLAGKWDDAERYLSGFTSVDDNRHSTKVYFEIRKQKFLEALDMDDRGKALDILIKDLKVFSSGHEELFNEMTQLLIISNIREHASLSTYGDTDSVRKIVADDIKKVIEANPVFHEKLKCPVFKSQRLRYLLNQSLNWQHLLCKDPLPVPGIKTLLEDHVCKPSLNLSSLQSEENESIENSDPDKHLSNNNSGPSTITDSVPFPATLTNPETAMEDPSVISLKGRPCQTSNEVTSAIANVLPENVVQIFKEDSLPVTMDFHPIGHTLLLAGTNIGSIGLWDVNSGEKLFSENYRIWGIGASSINFKEAQEKDFRVSVKKIKWNPEGSLFGVAFSKHLVQLYSYHHGNDIISQHLEIDAHDGSVNDLAFSSLNEQLLVITCGDDKKIKVWDTVSGVRCYTFEGHDAPVCSICPHVKQQIHFIFSTSTDGKIKAWLYDSLGARVDFDAPGYGYTALAYSADDKRLFSCGTGKDGEPYLVEWDESEGYIKRTYKGLKKPCFSAIHFDSTQKGLLAAGDGHKVKFWNMDSVELWTSTDVDAELLENPCIRFNKKGTLLAVAAKENKIKILAIDDILQKQNEIRSIHVPNNQHETLKCTESPILVDAGAGVADEGIVMNGCQKGSEDGRSNSIEDSHNKSKFWNVSEICEPSQCQFLQLPVHPKISKIVRLAYTNAGCGILALASNGDHLLWQWPRDSLNLDGKATAQFSPHICRSRSGLQLMSNKLTSSYSGNPVSCFSLSKNDSYLMSTSGEAISLFNMLTFKTVTTIMTPPPMATCLSFYPRDNNILAIGMDNYSIIIYNVRTNKIISKLEGHSKRVTALAFSSSFDLLVSGDINAQIFVWNTNGWEKQKDGYLQIHGQKVPEILSDTHIQFHPYQRHFLAVRSNYLAMHEATELKCCNQWVPEVSMVISQATFSSDGQAVYASFVDGTVGIFDTLKLQMHCRVNPSAYLSTTPSSSIYPLAIAAHPQKPSQFAVGLTDGRVIVFEPQKPGEDWSKFSLDDNEVINTGLWE